The Rhopalosiphum maidis isolate BTI-1 chromosome 1, ASM367621v3, whole genome shotgun sequence genome has a segment encoding these proteins:
- the LOC113548597 gene encoding stress response protein NST1-like, translating to MVHIKNHGFKFVFFLFCLSQVQAGTRLLPEKSDNPFDELFKEISKSAYKITEKIRSRLNEADVHVDQYIDNLKENVENTNVHFQEILQKVEENVDKFHKQICDAVQRQIEHLSEELKAKDPEIGEKVKKLKAELAELKEDLLKLYEEIKKPFLERFHELKDEIRTKTKPIVKRWTPIVKDIEEIILALIPEKNKKEIKKN from the exons atggtGCACATTAAAAATCACGGTTTTAAATTCGTGTTTTTCCTATTTTGCTTGTCACAG gtgcAAGCAGGCACAAGACTTCTTCCTGAAAAATCAGACAATCCATTTGATGAATTATTCAAAGAGATCTCCAAGTCGGCTTACAAGATCACCGAGAAGATCCGATCTAGATTAAACGAAGCTGATGTCCATGTCGATCAatacattgataatttaaaagaaaacgtTGAAAACACTAATGTTCATTTTCAAGAAATTCTTCAAAag gttgAAGAAAATGTAGATAAATTCCATAAGCAGATTTGTGATGCCGTTCAACGTCAAATCGAGCATTTGAGCGAAGAATTAAAAGCAAAGGATCCGGAAATCGGCGAGAaggttaagaaattaaaagcaGAATTAGCTGAATTAAAAGAAGACCTTTTGAAATTATACGAAGAAATCAAGAAACCGTTTTTGGAACGTTTCCATGAGTTGAAGGATGAAATCAGAACCAAAACCAAACCAATTGTCAAACGTTGGACACCAATTGTCAAAGACATAGAA gagATTATTTTGGCTCTGATCCCTGAAAAGAATAAGAAGGAAATCaagaaaaactaa
- the LOC113558605 gene encoding uncharacterized protein LOC113558605 has translation MNGKIVLCFAVVFVGQALSAATGPAIDVEDLKKIGEQFTQSALSVSNHILGLYPNSADAQKSIDKVKSLITKGITDVETEANKMKDIVRKNADPKLVEKYDDLEKEFKKQINDAKAIFDDKVGKPINEKYDVKKLSESILKSTKELETTVNKAIDGLKKQ, from the exons ATGAATGGGAAAATCGTCTTGTGTTTCGCGGTCGTCTTCGTTGGACAG gccTTATCAGCTGCAACTGGTCCCGCAATTGATGTCgaagacttaaaaaaaatcggtgAACAATTCACACAATCTGCTTTATCTGTTTCCAATCACATTTTGGGACTCTACCCAAACTCTGCTGATGCCCAAAAATCCATCGACAAAGTTAAGTCTTTGATCACCAAAGGAATTACAGAC GTTGAGACCGAAGCTAATAAAATGAAGGACATCGTTCGCAAAAATGCTGACCCAAAATTGGTTGAGAAATACGATGATTTAGAAAAggaattcaaaaaacaaatcaatgaTGCCAAAGCCATATTTGATGACAAAGTCGGCAAGCCAATCAACGAAAAGTATGATGTAAAGAAACTTTCCGAATCAATTCTCAAATCTACCAAAGAATTAGAA aCTACCGTAAACAAAGCCATCGACGGACTCAAGAAGCAAtga